In a single window of the Callithrix jacchus isolate 240 chromosome 1, calJac240_pri, whole genome shotgun sequence genome:
- the POU4F1 gene encoding POU domain, class 4, transcription factor 1, whose product MMSMNSKQPHFAMHPTLPEHKYPSLHSSSEAIRRACLPTPPLQSNLFASLDETLLARAEALAAVDIAVSQGKSHPFKPDATYHTMNSVPCTSTSTVPLAHHHHHHHHHQALEPGDLLDHISSPSLALMAGAGGAGAAGGSGGAHDGPGGGGGPGGGGGPGGGGPGGGGGGGGPGGGGGGPGGGLLGGSAHPHPHMHGLGHLSHPAAAAAMNMPSGLPHPGLVAAAAHHGAAAAAAAAAAGQVAAASAAAAVVGAAGLASICDSDTDPRELEAFAERFKQRRIKLGVTQADVGSALANLKIPGVGSLSQSTICRFESLTLSHNNMIALKPILQAWLEEAEGAQREKMNKPELFNGGEKKRKRTSIAAPEKRSLEAYFAVQPRPSSEKIAAIAEKLDLKKNVVRVWFCNQRQKQKRMKFSATY is encoded by the exons ATGATGTCCATGAACAGCAAGCAGCCTCACTTTGCCATGCATCCCACCCTCCCTGAGCACAAGTACccgtcgctgcactccagctccgAGGCCATCCGGCGGGCCTGCCTGCCCACGCCGCCG CTGCAGAGCAACCTCTTCGCCAGCCTGGACGAGACACTGCTGGCGCGGGCCGAGGCGCTGGCGGCAGTGGACATCGCCGTGTCCCAGGGCAAGAGCCATCCTTTCAAGCCGGACGCCACGTACCACACGATGAACAGCGTGCCGTGCACGTCCACGTCCACCGTGCCGCTGgcgcaccaccaccaccaccaccaccaccaccaggcgCTCGAGCCTGGCGACCTGCTGGACCACATCTCCTCGCCATCGCTAGCGCTCATGGCCGGCGCGGGCGGTGCGGGTGCGGcgggcggcagcggcggcgcCCACGACGGCCCGGGGGGCGGTGGCGGCCCGGGCGGTGGCGGCGGCCCGGGCGGCGGTGGCCCCGggggcggtggcggtggcggcggcCCTGGGGGCGGCGGCGGTGGCCCGGGCGGCGGGCTCTTGGGCGGCTCCGCACACCCACACCCGCATATGCACGGCCTGGGCCACCTGTCGCACCCCGCGGCGGCGGCCGCCATGAACATGCCGTCTGGGCTGCCGCACCCCGGGCTGGTGGCAGCGGCTGCACACCATGGTGCGGCAGcggcagcagcggcagcagcggCCGGGCAGGTGGCGGCGGCGTCGGCGGCAGCGGCTGTGGTGGGCGCGGCGGGCCTGGCGTCCATCTGCGACTCGGACACGGACCCGCGCGAGCTCGAGGCGTTCGCAGAGCGCTTCAAGCAGCGGCGCATCAAGCTGGGTGTGACGCAGGCCGACGTGGGCTCGGCGCTGGCCAACCTCAAGATCCCGGGCGTGGGCTCGCTCAGCCAGAGCACCATCTGCAGGTTCGAGTCGCTCACGCTCTCGCACAACAACATGATCGCGCTCAAGCCCATCCTGCAGGCGTGGCTCGAGGAGGCCGAGGGCGCTCAGCGTGAGAAAATGAACAAGCCTGAGCTCTTCAACGGCGGCGAGAAGAAGCGCAAGAGGACTTCCATCGCGGCGCCTGAGAAGCGCTCCCTTGAGGCCTACTTCGCAGTGCAGCCGCGGCCCTCGTCCGAGAAGATCGCTGCCATCGCAGAGAAACTGGACCTCAAAAAGAACGTGGTGCGGGTGTGGTTTTGCAACCAGAGACAGAAGCAGAAGCGGATGAAATTCTCTGCCACTTACTGA